One genomic region from Natrinema caseinilyticum encodes:
- a CDS encoding cold-shock protein: MAKGNVDFFNDTGGYGFISTDDADDDVFFHMEDVGGPDLEEGTDIEFDIEQAPKGPRATNVTRL; this comes from the coding sequence ATGGCGAAAGGAAACGTTGATTTCTTCAACGACACAGGCGGCTACGGTTTCATTTCGACGGACGACGCGGACGATGACGTATTCTTCCACATGGAAGACGTTGGCGGTCCGGACCTCGAAGAAGGCACAGACATCGAATTCGATATCGAACAGGCCCCCAAGGGCCCCCGCGCCACCAACGTCACCCGCCTGTAA
- a CDS encoding queuosine precursor transporter: protein MTEGQARAGPTIAQVALIGLFVTALVTAQLTASKVLAFELPFAVPISGSQLALPGAALAYALTFLASDCYTELYGRRAAQIVVNVGFVLNFLVLALVWSTIAAPAADSSVDPDAFATALGASTNVVVGSLLAYVVSQNWDVIVFHRIRASTGPEMLWLRNIASTASSQAIDTIIFVGVAFAVAPAVLGVGVVLPTEVILSLIVGQYLLKLGIAVLDTPIVYAIVSLVRSREGLAADDAHPV from the coding sequence ATGACAGAGGGACAGGCTCGCGCCGGGCCCACCATCGCGCAGGTCGCGTTGATCGGGCTCTTCGTGACCGCGTTGGTGACTGCACAGTTGACCGCGTCGAAAGTGCTCGCGTTCGAACTGCCGTTCGCCGTCCCGATTTCCGGATCGCAACTTGCACTCCCCGGCGCGGCGCTCGCGTACGCACTCACCTTTCTCGCGAGTGATTGCTATACCGAGCTATACGGCCGTCGCGCCGCGCAGATCGTCGTCAACGTCGGGTTCGTGTTGAACTTTCTCGTCCTCGCACTCGTCTGGTCGACGATCGCCGCACCGGCGGCCGACTCGAGCGTCGATCCGGACGCCTTCGCGACGGCCCTCGGCGCGTCGACGAACGTCGTCGTCGGGAGCCTGCTCGCGTACGTCGTCAGTCAAAACTGGGACGTGATCGTCTTTCACCGCATTCGAGCGTCCACTGGTCCCGAGATGCTCTGGCTCCGAAATATCGCGTCCACGGCGAGCAGTCAGGCGATCGACACCATCATTTTCGTCGGAGTCGCGTTCGCCGTCGCACCCGCCGTTCTCGGTGTCGGGGTCGTCCTTCCGACGGAGGTCATCCTCTCGCTTATCGTGGGTCAGTACCTGCTGAAACTCGGAATCGCCGTCCTCGACACGCCCATCGTGTACGCCATCGTCTCGCTGGTTCGCTCGCGCGAAGGACTCGCCGCCGACGACGCCCACCCCGTCTAA
- a CDS encoding aminopeptidase, producing MDERVREHAAVLVDWSARVEEGDNVVCSVGPGAHELAVAVAEKLGERGANLLATYESGEITRAYVRAHDGDFDENPAHELALVENADVYLSLGGGRNTSATADVPGDRRQTYDSARTEIRESRLGTRWVSTVHPTRSLAQQANMAYEEYQTFAYDAILRDWESLAEEMARVKALLDDGDEVRLVSSGTDITMRIADRSAVNSAASVAYDSHNLPSGEVFTAPHATDGEVTFDVPMTIRGEAVRNVRLEFDAGEVVAFDAEQGAGVIEDVLETDAGARRLGELGIGMNRGIDRYTDNILFDEKMGDTVHLALGRAYDSCLPDGETGTESAVHVDLITDVSEDSRLEIDGRVVQRNGVFRFEDGFAE from the coding sequence ATGGACGAACGCGTACGCGAACACGCCGCGGTGCTGGTCGACTGGAGCGCTCGCGTCGAGGAAGGCGACAACGTCGTCTGTTCCGTGGGGCCGGGCGCCCACGAACTGGCGGTCGCGGTGGCCGAGAAACTCGGCGAACGCGGTGCGAACCTGCTGGCGACGTACGAATCGGGCGAGATCACGCGGGCGTACGTTCGGGCCCACGACGGCGACTTCGACGAGAACCCGGCCCACGAGTTGGCTCTGGTCGAGAACGCCGACGTGTACCTCTCGCTCGGCGGCGGTCGAAACACGAGCGCGACGGCCGACGTGCCCGGAGACAGGCGCCAGACCTACGATAGTGCCAGGACCGAAATTCGCGAGAGCCGGCTGGGAACTCGCTGGGTGTCGACGGTCCACCCGACGCGGTCGCTCGCCCAGCAGGCGAACATGGCCTACGAGGAGTACCAGACGTTCGCGTACGACGCGATCTTGCGGGACTGGGAGTCACTCGCCGAGGAGATGGCTCGGGTCAAAGCGTTGCTCGACGACGGTGACGAGGTGCGACTCGTCTCGAGCGGGACCGATATCACGATGCGGATCGCCGACCGTTCGGCGGTCAACAGCGCCGCCTCGGTCGCCTACGACTCGCACAACCTGCCGAGCGGGGAGGTTTTTACCGCGCCCCACGCCACGGACGGCGAGGTGACGTTCGACGTGCCCATGACCATCCGCGGCGAAGCGGTCCGGAACGTCCGCCTCGAGTTCGACGCGGGCGAAGTGGTCGCGTTCGATGCCGAACAGGGCGCGGGCGTCATCGAGGACGTCCTCGAAACCGACGCGGGCGCGCGCCGACTGGGCGAACTCGGGATCGGAATGAACCGCGGTATCGATCGCTACACGGACAATATACTCTTCGACGAGAAGATGGGCGATACGGTCCATCTGGCGCTCGGCCGAGCCTACGATTCCTGTCTTCCCGACGGCGAAACCGGCACCGAATCGGCCGTCCACGTCGATCTGATAACCGACGTAAGCGAGGACTCTCGTCTCGAGATCGACGGACGGGTGGTCCAGCGAAACGGAGTGTTCCGATTCGAGGACGGATTCGCGGAATAG
- a CDS encoding DUF309 domain-containing protein, whose amino-acid sequence MRDRLRAGVAIFNDGHYHAAHDAWEDRWLELESGSDDERLLHGLIQYTAAVYHARERNWDGAVGLAESAGEYLAALPADYRDLRLDPVRSSLTRLATDPEVVERRPPLRLEHEGSTPTRSDLGFEPTAIAAVVLATEFGFDEEPVERARTYARQDLEDGADDSRFITLLFDFVRDDEHRGIVAQRLAEHVGRRRAREEDVDGLF is encoded by the coding sequence ATGCGCGACCGGCTCAGAGCGGGCGTCGCGATCTTCAACGACGGCCACTATCACGCCGCACACGACGCCTGGGAGGACCGCTGGCTCGAACTCGAGTCCGGCAGCGACGACGAACGACTGCTCCACGGCCTTATTCAGTACACCGCGGCGGTCTATCACGCGCGCGAACGCAACTGGGATGGGGCGGTCGGACTGGCCGAAAGCGCGGGGGAGTATCTCGCGGCTCTGCCCGCCGACTATCGCGATCTCCGGCTCGATCCCGTTCGATCGTCGCTGACACGGCTGGCAACCGATCCCGAGGTGGTCGAGCGCCGGCCCCCGTTGCGACTCGAGCACGAGGGATCCACACCGACGCGGTCCGATCTCGGGTTCGAGCCGACGGCGATCGCGGCTGTCGTCCTCGCAACGGAGTTCGGCTTCGACGAGGAACCGGTCGAACGGGCGCGGACGTACGCGCGCCAGGACCTCGAGGACGGAGCGGACGACAGTCGATTCATCACGCTCCTGTTCGATTTTGTTCGCGACGACGAGCACCGCGGTATCGTCGCACAGCGACTCGCGGAACACGTCGGGAGGCGGCGGGCTCGGGAGGAGGACGTAGACGGACTGTTCTGA
- a CDS encoding LLM class F420-dependent oxidoreductase: protein MEIGTVLPQLEIGHDPRTIAEYAIRVEESGYEHLVAYDHVLGVNPDREGWDGPYDYESTFHEPLSTFSYLAGQTDELAFMTGILVLPQRQTALVAKQAAQLDRFADGRFRMGVGVGWNEPEYVALGEDFSRRGRRIEEQVDVLRRLWTDELVDFEGEFHEIPDAGIRPLPVQRPIPIWMGGMSEPVKRRIARLADGWLPQFQPGDEAEAHLADLAEYAEDAGRDPDEIGLGGRMYAVPDEEDEWIDRAQDWHDLGADYLSITTMYQGLEGEEHTAHLERVAEVLRDAGLL from the coding sequence ATGGAAATTGGCACGGTGCTCCCGCAACTCGAGATCGGGCACGATCCGCGGACGATAGCCGAGTACGCGATCCGGGTCGAAGAATCCGGCTACGAACACCTCGTCGCGTACGATCACGTCCTCGGTGTGAATCCCGACCGCGAGGGGTGGGACGGTCCGTACGATTACGAGAGCACGTTTCACGAGCCGCTTTCCACCTTCTCGTATCTGGCGGGGCAGACGGACGAACTGGCGTTTATGACCGGCATCCTGGTCCTCCCCCAGCGCCAGACCGCGCTGGTGGCCAAACAGGCTGCCCAACTGGACCGCTTTGCCGACGGACGGTTCCGTATGGGCGTCGGCGTCGGTTGGAACGAACCCGAATACGTCGCGCTGGGGGAGGACTTCTCCCGGCGCGGGCGGCGCATCGAAGAACAGGTCGACGTCCTCCGGCGGCTCTGGACCGACGAACTCGTCGATTTCGAGGGCGAATTTCACGAGATACCGGACGCCGGCATCCGACCGCTCCCGGTCCAGCGACCGATTCCGATCTGGATGGGCGGGATGTCCGAACCGGTCAAGCGACGAATCGCCCGACTCGCCGATGGCTGGCTCCCGCAGTTTCAACCGGGCGACGAGGCCGAGGCTCACCTCGCCGACCTCGCCGAATACGCCGAGGACGCCGGTCGTGATCCCGACGAGATCGGCCTCGGTGGTCGGATGTACGCCGTCCCGGACGAGGAAGACGAATGGATCGATCGTGCGCAGGACTGGCACGACCTCGGCGCCGATTACCTCTCGATCACGACGATGTACCAGGGCCTCGAGGGCGAGGAACACACGGCTCACCTCGAGCGAGTCGCCGAGGTGCTTCGAGACGCTGGTCTATTGTAG
- a CDS encoding aldo/keto reductase — protein sequence MEYTTLGSTGMTVSRICLGCMSFGTGRDWMLDPDESQDLIDRAIDLGINFFDTANVYSTGESEEILGEALEGYDRDAQVVATKVFAEMDPENPNASGLSRKAIEQELAASLDRLGVDTIDLYQTHRWDYDTPIEETLRALDDAVRRGQVRYIGTSSMWAHQFAAALQTSDSLGLDRFATMQNHYNVLYREEEREMLPLCDREDIGVIPWSPLARGVATRPHEELESTTRGRTDKYLEQMSYLQGGGREINERIQELADDKGVSMAQISLAWLLHKDWVDAPIVGTTSVEHLEDAVEALEIDLTGSEMDYLEDPYEPLPVTGHD from the coding sequence ATGGAGTACACTACCCTCGGATCGACGGGGATGACGGTCAGTCGCATCTGTCTCGGCTGCATGAGTTTCGGCACCGGCCGAGACTGGATGCTCGATCCCGACGAGAGTCAGGATCTCATCGATCGCGCCATCGACCTCGGAATCAACTTCTTCGACACCGCAAACGTCTACTCCACGGGCGAATCCGAGGAAATCCTGGGCGAGGCACTCGAGGGCTACGATCGCGACGCGCAGGTGGTCGCGACGAAGGTCTTCGCCGAAATGGACCCGGAGAACCCGAACGCGAGCGGCCTCTCGCGCAAGGCGATCGAGCAGGAACTCGCGGCCAGCCTCGATCGGTTGGGTGTGGACACGATCGATCTCTACCAGACGCACCGCTGGGATTACGACACGCCGATCGAAGAAACACTGCGAGCCCTGGACGACGCAGTTCGACGCGGACAGGTGCGGTACATCGGAACGTCGTCGATGTGGGCCCACCAGTTCGCCGCCGCCTTGCAGACGAGCGACTCGCTGGGACTCGATCGGTTCGCGACGATGCAGAACCACTACAACGTCCTCTATCGGGAGGAAGAACGCGAGATGCTTCCGCTGTGCGACAGGGAGGATATCGGCGTGATTCCGTGGTCGCCGCTCGCTCGCGGCGTCGCAACCCGGCCGCACGAAGAACTCGAGTCCACCACGCGCGGCCGGACCGACAAGTACCTCGAGCAGATGTCCTACCTCCAGGGCGGTGGCCGAGAAATAAACGAGCGAATCCAGGAACTCGCCGACGACAAGGGCGTTTCGATGGCCCAGATTTCGCTCGCCTGGCTGCTTCACAAAGACTGGGTCGACGCACCCATCGTCGGAACGACCTCCGTCGAGCACCTCGAAGACGCCGTCGAGGCCCTCGAAATCGACCTCACCGGGTCGGAGATGGACTATCTCGAGGATCCCTACGAGCCGCTTCCGGTCACAGGTCACGATTAG
- the azf gene encoding NAD-dependent glucose-6-phosphate dehydrogenase Azf, producing MAQSVLLTGAAGRVGEAILGGLADDHEWRLLDRDPPTDDQPGEFVVADITDEEAVRDAMDGIDVVIHLAGDPRPEAPWDSVLTNNIDGAQTVFEAAVDAGVEKVAFASSNHAVGAYETDDRTPELYRTHDDYCLDGTELPRPSNLYGVSKAAGETLGRYYHDEYGISVVCVRIGNLTEGHPPIDYERGQAMWLSYRDCAHLFDRCIRADYGYEIVYGISDNDRKYYSIERAREVLDYEPRDNSAHHD from the coding sequence ATGGCACAGTCAGTCCTGCTTACTGGGGCTGCGGGGCGGGTCGGAGAGGCTATCCTCGGCGGCCTCGCGGACGATCACGAGTGGCGCTTGCTGGATCGCGATCCGCCGACGGACGACCAACCGGGCGAGTTCGTCGTCGCAGACATCACGGACGAAGAGGCAGTTCGCGACGCGATGGACGGCATCGACGTCGTGATTCATCTCGCGGGCGATCCGCGACCGGAAGCGCCGTGGGACAGCGTCCTGACGAACAACATCGACGGCGCGCAGACGGTCTTCGAAGCCGCCGTCGACGCCGGGGTCGAGAAAGTCGCGTTCGCATCGTCGAACCACGCCGTCGGCGCCTACGAGACCGACGACCGCACGCCGGAACTGTACCGCACGCACGACGACTACTGTCTCGACGGGACCGAGCTCCCCCGGCCGAGCAACCTCTACGGCGTCTCGAAGGCGGCCGGCGAAACGCTGGGACGGTACTACCACGACGAGTACGGGATTTCTGTCGTCTGCGTTCGTATCGGAAACCTGACCGAAGGTCACCCGCCGATCGACTACGAGCGCGGACAGGCGATGTGGCTCTCGTATCGCGACTGCGCGCACCTCTTCGACCGCTGTATCCGCGCCGACTACGGCTACGAGATCGTCTACGGAATCTCCGATAATGACCGGAAGTACTACTCGATAGAGCGCGCTCGCGAGGTCCTCGACTACGAGCCGCGAGACAACTCCGCCCACCACGACTGA
- a CDS encoding dihydroneopterin aldolase family protein, with translation MSTDASPTDAEAACFEAGIKFGSLYHQFAGTPISLDSASSLATAMEESIENQPHCTDVVVEIRIDALESAIDDSSADYTELTGRFLEVEIVVEYEGCEVRTRMEMDDGYPLMRLESVRGRE, from the coding sequence ATGTCCACCGACGCGTCGCCCACCGACGCCGAAGCCGCCTGCTTCGAAGCCGGCATCAAGTTCGGCTCGCTCTACCACCAGTTCGCAGGGACACCGATCTCGCTCGACAGCGCCTCGAGCCTCGCGACCGCGATGGAAGAATCGATCGAAAATCAGCCCCACTGTACGGACGTCGTCGTCGAGATCCGAATCGACGCACTCGAGTCCGCCATCGACGACTCGAGTGCCGACTACACCGAACTGACAGGCCGCTTTCTCGAGGTCGAAATCGTCGTCGAGTACGAGGGCTGTGAGGTCCGCACCCGCATGGAAATGGACGACGGGTATCCGCTGATGCGACTCGAGTCGGTTCGAGGACGAGAGTAG
- a CDS encoding DUF5790 family protein → MSQATFGDDDELFGEAASEMREDVESSLADAWAALPDADDVWETDADNVLGVLNGLNSALNAGDAEDHLRDAKKWFTMGQRADAFDDADDLEEEIGDLEDAIADISAAGEQVGELTSTIPALRGTLEDAGPETEDTDEADAAGEDETEDTDKADAAGEDEAEA, encoded by the coding sequence ATGAGCCAAGCCACGTTCGGCGACGACGACGAACTGTTCGGGGAAGCGGCCAGCGAAATGCGCGAGGACGTCGAATCCTCGCTCGCGGACGCCTGGGCGGCGCTGCCCGACGCCGACGACGTCTGGGAGACCGACGCCGACAACGTACTGGGCGTCCTCAACGGCCTCAATTCCGCGCTGAACGCCGGCGACGCCGAGGATCACCTCCGCGACGCGAAGAAGTGGTTCACCATGGGCCAGCGAGCCGATGCCTTCGACGACGCCGACGACCTCGAGGAGGAGATCGGCGACCTCGAGGACGCCATCGCCGATATCTCGGCCGCGGGCGAACAGGTCGGTGAACTCACGTCGACGATTCCGGCGCTTCGCGGGACGCTCGAGGATGCGGGCCCCGAGACCGAAGACACCGACGAGGCTGACGCTGCGGGCGAAGACGAGACCGAAGACACCGACAAGGCTGACGCTGCGGGCGAAGACGAGGCCGAGGCGTAA
- a CDS encoding creatininase family protein, which yields MDLSDATWTDVRDLETDLAVVPVGSTEQHGPHAPLGTDVLTAEAVADAGVERVDRAVVRAPAIPVGIAEEHRQFAGTMWVSDDTFRDYVGEVVSSLAHHGFDRVIVVNGHGGNVDALREVGGRLTRDGDAYVVPFTWFECVGEHTAEMGHGGPLETALLRHLEPESVREDRIDEARAGAAERWGDWTSGANLSYDSAEFTENGVVGDPSEGDAERGAELLELAADSLARLLEAVAQRDVSRPEHR from the coding sequence ATGGATCTCTCCGACGCGACGTGGACGGACGTGCGGGACCTCGAGACGGACCTCGCGGTCGTACCCGTCGGGAGCACGGAACAGCACGGCCCTCACGCGCCACTCGGAACGGACGTCCTGACCGCGGAAGCGGTGGCCGACGCCGGAGTCGAACGCGTCGACCGGGCGGTCGTTCGAGCGCCCGCGATCCCGGTGGGGATCGCCGAGGAACACCGTCAGTTCGCCGGAACGATGTGGGTCTCCGACGACACCTTCCGCGACTACGTCGGTGAGGTCGTCTCGAGTCTCGCTCACCACGGCTTCGACCGCGTGATCGTCGTCAACGGGCACGGCGGCAACGTCGACGCGCTGCGAGAAGTCGGCGGCCGACTCACCAGGGACGGCGACGCGTACGTCGTGCCGTTCACCTGGTTCGAGTGCGTCGGCGAACACACCGCCGAGATGGGACACGGTGGGCCCCTCGAGACGGCGCTTCTGCGCCACCTCGAGCCTGAATCGGTCCGAGAGGATCGAATCGACGAGGCGCGTGCGGGTGCGGCCGAGCGCTGGGGCGACTGGACGAGTGGCGCCAACCTGTCTTACGACTCGGCGGAGTTCACGGAAAACGGAGTCGTCGGGGATCCGAGCGAGGGCGACGCCGAGCGCGGTGCCGAACTGCTCGAGTTAGCCGCGGATTCGCTGGCTCGACTCCTCGAGGCGGTCGCCCAGCGAGATGTTTCGCGGCCCGAGCACCGATAA
- a CDS encoding DUF5789 family protein gives MPDENRELGVELGDLQETLENETYPIGHNELLDEYGGEEIEMNGDTTTLEDLIGPLGEDEYRDYGEVEGAVMTMVGDEAIGRKNYSDRTPPAAGEERQDEGAPEQDDQREQESF, from the coding sequence ATGCCGGACGAGAACCGCGAACTCGGCGTCGAACTCGGCGACCTGCAGGAAACGCTCGAGAACGAGACGTATCCGATCGGCCACAACGAACTGCTCGACGAGTACGGCGGCGAGGAGATCGAAATGAACGGTGATACGACCACGCTCGAGGACCTCATCGGACCGCTGGGTGAGGACGAGTACCGGGACTACGGCGAGGTGGAAGGGGCGGTCATGACGATGGTCGGCGACGAGGCGATCGGACGGAAGAACTACAGCGACCGCACGCCGCCCGCGGCCGGCGAGGAAAGACAGGACGAAGGCGCACCGGAACAGGACGACCAGCGGGAACAGGAGTCGTTTTGA
- a CDS encoding ABC transporter ATP-binding protein — protein sequence MSSADLDEDDPFEEQREEVENPMKRLFFEYGSNYLGAATIGVIASIFARILDLLPALMLGVAIDAVIRQEVGYVEAFPIGGSLVAPSVPEGRLAQFWLTIGIIASAFLLSAIFHWTRNWGFNTFAQHVQHDVRTDTYDEMQRLNMGFFADKQTGEMMSILSNDVNRLEKFLNDGMNSMFRLVVMVLGIGGLLVAINWQLALIALLPVPLIAVFTYLFIQTIQPKYAQVRSTVGKVNSRLENNLGGIQVIKSSTTETYESDRVEDVSQEYLDANWSAIRTRIKFFPGLRVLAGIGFVITFLVGGLWVIDGPPGPFSGELRTGMFVVFILYTQRFIWPMAQFGQIINMYQRARASSARIFGLMDQPNRVDEEPDAPDLEVTEGRVAYDDVAFGYDGDETIIEGIDVAVEGGETVALVGPTGAGKSTVLKLLLRMYDVDDGAIRIDGQNIEDVTLRSLRESLGYVSQDTFLFYGSVAENITYGTFDADREDVVEAAKMAEAHEFIQNLPDGYDTEVGERGVKLSGGQRQRISIARAILRDPDILLLDEATSDVDTETEMLIQRSIDDLAADRTTFAIAHRLSTIKDADHILVLEGGEIAERGSHEDLLANDGLYSHLWGVQAGEIDELPQEFIERAQRRQARTEVGDD from the coding sequence ATGAGTAGCGCCGACTTGGACGAGGACGACCCGTTCGAGGAGCAGCGCGAGGAGGTCGAAAATCCGATGAAACGCCTGTTTTTCGAGTACGGATCCAACTATCTGGGCGCTGCGACGATCGGCGTGATCGCGAGCATTTTCGCCCGAATTCTCGATTTGCTGCCCGCCCTCATGCTCGGCGTCGCGATAGACGCCGTGATCCGCCAGGAGGTCGGGTACGTCGAGGCGTTCCCGATCGGTGGAAGTCTCGTCGCGCCGTCCGTTCCCGAGGGACGACTGGCCCAGTTCTGGTTGACGATCGGCATCATCGCGAGCGCCTTTCTCCTCTCGGCGATCTTTCACTGGACCCGAAACTGGGGTTTCAACACGTTCGCCCAGCACGTTCAACACGACGTCCGGACCGACACCTACGACGAGATGCAGCGGCTCAACATGGGATTTTTCGCCGACAAACAGACCGGCGAGATGATGTCGATCCTCTCGAACGACGTCAACCGACTCGAGAAGTTTCTCAACGACGGAATGAACTCCATGTTCCGGCTGGTCGTGATGGTCCTCGGGATCGGGGGACTGTTGGTGGCAATCAACTGGCAACTGGCGCTGATCGCGTTGCTGCCGGTGCCGCTGATCGCCGTCTTCACCTACCTCTTCATCCAGACTATCCAGCCCAAGTACGCCCAGGTGCGCTCGACCGTCGGCAAGGTCAACTCCCGACTCGAGAACAACCTGGGCGGCATTCAGGTCATCAAGTCCAGCACGACCGAAACCTACGAGTCGGATCGCGTCGAGGACGTCTCACAGGAATACCTCGACGCGAACTGGAGCGCGATCCGAACCAGGATCAAGTTCTTCCCCGGGTTGCGTGTCCTGGCGGGCATCGGCTTCGTCATCACCTTTCTCGTGGGCGGGCTCTGGGTCATCGATGGCCCGCCGGGCCCGTTCTCGGGAGAGTTAAGAACCGGGATGTTCGTCGTCTTCATCCTCTACACTCAGCGGTTCATCTGGCCGATGGCCCAGTTTGGCCAGATCATCAACATGTATCAGCGCGCTCGCGCCTCGAGCGCCCGCATCTTCGGACTGATGGACCAGCCAAACCGGGTCGACGAGGAGCCCGACGCTCCCGATCTCGAGGTAACGGAGGGCCGCGTCGCGTACGACGACGTCGCGTTCGGCTACGATGGGGACGAGACGATCATCGAGGGGATCGACGTCGCAGTCGAGGGCGGCGAAACGGTCGCGCTGGTCGGGCCCACCGGAGCCGGAAAATCGACGGTCCTCAAGCTACTCCTCCGGATGTACGACGTCGACGACGGGGCGATCCGCATCGACGGCCAGAATATCGAGGACGTCACGCTCCGGAGCCTCCGCGAGTCGCTGGGGTACGTCAGTCAGGACACCTTCCTCTTCTACGGGAGCGTCGCGGAGAATATCACGTACGGAACGTTCGACGCGGACCGCGAGGACGTCGTCGAGGCGGCCAAGATGGCCGAGGCGCACGAGTTCATCCAGAATCTGCCCGACGGGTACGACACCGAAGTCGGCGAGCGCGGCGTCAAACTGTCGGGCGGGCAGCGCCAGCGGATCTCGATCGCCCGCGCGATTCTCAGAGACCCCGACATCCTCCTGCTCGACGAGGCGACCAGCGACGTCGACACCGAGACGGAGATGCTGATCCAGCGCTCGATCGACGACCTCGCCGCTGATCGAACCACGTTCGCCATCGCGCACCGGCTTTCGACGATCAAGGACGCGGATCACATCCTCGTCCTCGAGGGTGGCGAGATCGCCGAACGCGGGTCTCACGAGGACCTGCTCGCAAACGACGGCCTCTACTCCCACCTCTGGGGCGTACAGGCCGGCGAGATCGACGAGTTGCCCCAGGAGTTCATCGAGCGCGCCCAGCGTCGACAGGCGCGCACGGAGGTCGGTGACGACTGA
- a CDS encoding DUF192 domain-containing protein: MVFERGWKALLAVAVISVVGIALVQAGFVSGPWSPENGEARVVDPESDSGDPKAVIDVEVADSPRERRTGLSDHDSLESGNGMLFVYDSEQELTYVMRKMDFPIDIIYIGADHEITSIHHARAPGPNEDGNDIEYSGRGKWVLEVPRGYTNETGIEVGDEVEIDLESNQTIIAGQGASAGTLEGVASTARSDPSPQPVAGRATYFDSSVILIAGGPRSPVNE; encoded by the coding sequence ATGGTTTTCGAGCGCGGATGGAAAGCGCTTCTCGCGGTCGCGGTCATCTCGGTCGTCGGTATTGCCCTCGTGCAGGCGGGCTTCGTTTCGGGCCCCTGGAGTCCGGAGAACGGAGAGGCCCGCGTCGTCGACCCCGAATCCGATTCCGGCGATCCGAAAGCCGTCATCGACGTCGAGGTGGCAGATTCGCCACGAGAACGGCGTACCGGGCTAAGCGACCACGACTCTCTCGAGTCGGGCAACGGGATGTTATTCGTCTACGACAGCGAGCAAGAGCTGACGTACGTGATGCGAAAGATGGACTTTCCGATCGACATCATTTACATCGGCGCGGATCACGAAATCACGTCGATCCACCACGCCCGCGCGCCCGGCCCGAACGAGGACGGAAACGACATCGAGTATTCGGGGCGCGGGAAGTGGGTGCTCGAGGTCCCGCGAGGCTACACGAACGAGACGGGCATCGAAGTCGGCGACGAAGTCGAGATCGACCTCGAGTCGAACCAGACGATCATCGCCGGACAGGGAGCGAGCGCCGGAACGCTCGAGGGAGTCGCGTCGACGGCACGAAGCGACCCATCCCCGCAACCCGTCGCCGGTCGAGCAACGTATTTCGATTCGTCGGTAATTCTTATTGCTGGGGGTCCCCGAAGCCCGGTCAATGAGTAG
- a CDS encoding DUF7344 domain-containing protein codes for MEALASSQAEQELSADTILELLANRRRRYLLYALRGREDPIELSTLAETVAGWEHDVPPDEVAKNEYKSVYVSSVQCHVPKLDDAGVVDHDEDNHTVVLADNFDQLEPYLRIVVKDEPENSTLHSALQTDSGEGLLGQIRENVARLKQ; via the coding sequence ATGGAAGCACTTGCCTCGAGCCAGGCGGAGCAAGAACTCTCCGCCGACACCATCCTCGAGTTACTGGCAAATCGGCGGCGGCGCTACCTTCTGTACGCCTTGCGCGGGCGCGAAGATCCGATCGAACTCTCGACGTTGGCCGAAACGGTCGCGGGCTGGGAACACGACGTTCCGCCGGACGAGGTCGCGAAAAACGAGTACAAGAGCGTCTACGTCTCGTCCGTCCAGTGTCACGTCCCGAAACTCGACGATGCGGGCGTCGTCGACCACGACGAGGACAACCACACCGTCGTCCTCGCGGACAACTTCGATCAGCTCGAACCGTACCTCCGGATCGTCGTCAAAGACGAACCGGAGAATTCGACGCTCCACAGTGCCCTACAGACCGATTCGGGCGAGGGCCTGCTCGGTCAGATCCGAGAGAACGTCGCGCGTCTCAAGCAGTGA